The sequence AAATCATGCTCCGCCTGCCGCCGCTTCTCGGCATAGTAACGCCAGTCCCAGGGCCGTAATTCTGCATTGATTCCATCGGCTTGCATCATTTCGGTCAGCACATCGGCGTCCCGCTCGGCCTGTGCCTTGGCGGGTTCCCAGACCTGCATCAGCAAATCGCGCACCCGGTCCGGCGTTTTCGCCATTTCGGTTTCCAATTTATAGGCCGCGAAATTCTCATACCCCAGAAGTTGCGCCCGCTCCTCTCGCAACCGCAATATCTCGGCGCAAATCGCCCGATTGTCGGTTTCACCGCCCATGGCGCCCCGTGCCTCCCATGCCCGAAACGCCTTTTCGCGCAGGTCCCGTCGGGGCGAAAATTGCAGGAAGGGAACAATTAACGATCGCGATAACGTGATCACCGGGGTCTCCAACCCCTTCTCACGCCCGGCTTCCCGTGCCGAGGACACGACAAATTCGGGAAGGTTTTCAAGGGCTTGTTCGTCCAGTTCCATATACCAGCCGGATTCATCAGCCAGCAGGTTTTGCGTGAACTGCGTCCCCAATTCGGCCAGCCGCCCCATGATCTCGCGCATCCGCTTGTCCGATTCGCCGCTCAACGCCGCCCCCGCCCGCACGAACCGCCGCCGCGTCAGCATCAGCAACCGTTGTTGTTCATCGGTCAGATCAAGGTTGTCACGACTTTGCCAAAGCGCCTCGATCCGCTCAAAAAGCGCTTTATTTCCAGTGACTTCCGAAGAATAGGCCGCCAGCTTCGGGCTGAATTCCCGCTGCAATTCCTGCCGTTTTGCGTTGCTGTCCGACCCCGCCACGGTGAAAAATACCGACAGCACTTTATCCAATTGCTCCCCGCTCGCCTCCAAGGCTTCTATCGTATTGGCAAAGCTGGGTTTTTCCGGGTTTTCGGCAATCGCCACGACCTCCTCCCGCGCCGCCTCTAGCGCCTCCTCGAAGGCCGGTTCGAAGTGTTCGTCAGAGATCTCATCGAAAGGGGCCAGTTTGAACGGACCATCCCAGTTTTCAAGCAGCGGGTTCGCCATAGCTCAGGCTCCTTTTTCTTTTGTTTTCTGACAGATAGGGCAATCTTTGCGCGGGTGAATGGCAATCTTGCGTGTCTCGCCCCAAAGCGCATCATAGATCAAAATTTCCCCCAATAGCGCCTGCCCCGCCCCGGAAATCAGTTTCACCGCCTCCACGGCCATCATTGACCCCACCACACCGGGCAGCGGCCCCACCACCCCGGCCTCGGCACAGGACGGGGCCAAACCGGCAGCCGGAGCTTCGGGGAAAATGCATTGATAACAAGGGGTTCCGCGATGCGGAGTAAAGACGCTCACCTGTCCTTCCCACTGGGACAGGGCGCCGGAAATCAGCGGTTTACCCAGTTCCACACAGGTCGCATTGGCCAGATAGCGCGTATCGAAATTGTCCGTGCCATCAAGGATCACGTCATAGTCGGCAAACAGGTCCTTTGCGATCTCCGGCGTCAACCTTCGTTGGAAGGGCCTTACCTCAACATGAGGGTTCTGCGCTTGCATCGCCTGCATCGCCGATTGCACCTTGGGCAATCCGATGTCGGAATCTCTATGAATTACTTGACGTTGCAAGTTCGAGTTATCCACCAGATCGTCGTCAATCACACCAATCGTGCCCACCCCGGCAGCGGCCAGATACATCAACGCGGGCGATCCAAGGCCCCCGGCCCCGATCACCAGGACCTTGGCTTCTTTCAAGGCCTTCTGTCCCGGCCCGCCGATCTCACGCAAAACGATGTGCCGGGCGTATCGCTCCAATTCAGATTCCGAAAATAACCCTTTCTTTTCAGGTTCCTGCCCTGCGTCTGCACGGGCACGCAGCTTCTGCAATCCCCAGCGGTACGCCACGACAATCGCCACGAACCCGCCGATCAAAAGCCAAAGCGCCGGGCTTTCGCCCGTGGCCAGTCTTAACGGATGCCCGTCCGGCAGGAGCAAATGCAACAGGACGACCCCCACCCAAAGCATCCCGATCATGCCCCAGCGAAGGCGTCTGGGTGCATTTAACAAGGCCCCCATGCCCCAAAGCACCGCCGCCATCACAAAAACCAAAAACATCAGACGGCCCCCGTCGAGCCAAAACCACCCGTGCCCCGTTTGGTTGCGTCCAGATCATCAGCCAATGCAAACCGCGCCTGCACCACCGGCGCGACCACCATCTGCGCAATCCGCATCCCATGCGTCACGACGAATGTTTCTTGCCCTGCATTCATCACGATCACCCCCAACGGGCCGCGATAATCGCTGTCGATAGTCCCGGGGCTGTTGGGTAGGGTGATCCCATGCTTGAGTGCCAGACCGGAACGTGGCCTGATCTGCACCTCGTAGCCTTGCGGAATGGCAAGTCTCAGGCCGGTTGGCACCAAGGCCCTTGCGCCGGGATCAAGGACGACCCCCTCCCGCTGATCTGCCGGGAAATTCGCCCGAAGGTCCGCCCCCGCGGCCCCTTCCGTTTCATAGGATGGCAGGCCAAGGCCACGATCCGCGCCCTCATCCCAAATCATTGAAATCAGGACCATTTCCGCCCTCTTACCTTTCTCAAAACCCTCAATCTCTCAGGTCAAAGCCTGCGCGATCCGTTCCGCAAGGCGGCGGGCGACATCCTCTTTCGACATACGCGGCCAATCCTCGGCTCCCTCTTGCGAAATCAAAGTGATGTCATTGTCCTTCCCGCCCATGATCCCGGTCTCATGGCTCACGTCATTGGCCACGATCCAGTCACAGCCCTTGCGCGTGCGCTTGGCCGTGGCATTGTCGATCACATCATCGGTTTCCGCGGCAAAGCCCACCACGAGCGCCGGGCGGCCCTTGTCCATCTGACTGATCGTGGCAAGGATATCCGGATTTTCCGTGAATTCGAGCACGGGCAAGCCGCCCTTGGTTTTCTTCATCTTGCTGGTGCTGGCACTGGCCACCCGCCAATCGGCAACCGCGGCGGCGAAAACCGCCGCTTCGACGGGAAGCGCAGATTGAACCGCCTCAAGCATCTCTTGCGCGGTTTCTACCCGGACAACCTCAACCCCTTCGGGCGGCGCGACATCCGCTGGCCCAGTCACGAAAACCACCTCGGCCCCCAGAGCGGACAACGCACGCGCAATCGCGGTACCTTGCGCCCCGGAGGAGCGGTTCGCAATGTACCGTACCGGATCAATCGGTTCATGCGTGGGGCCGGAGGTGACCAAAACACGCTTGCCGGCCAAGGGGCCATCGGCCAAAGCCGCCTCGACCGCGGCCACGATTTCCATCGGTTCCGCCATGCGGCCCGGTCCATGCTCACCACAGGCCATATCGCCCTCGTTCGGCCCAACAAAATGAATGCGGTCGCTCTTGAGGGTCGCGATATTGCGCTGTGTTGCGGGATGCTCCCACATGCGGACATTCATCGCCGGGGCCACCATCACCGGGGTATCGGTGGCCAGCAAAAGGGTAGAGGCCAGATCGTCGGCATGGCCCTGTGCCATCTTCGCCATCAAATCCGCCGTGGCCGGGGCCACAACGATCAAATCCGCACTGCGACTAAGTTCGATATGTCCCATCTCGGCCTCATCGGTGAGGTCGAAAAGATCACGGAACACCTTTTGTCCGGCCAAGGCAGACACCGACAGAGGAGTCACGAACTCCTCTCCCGCACGTGTCAAGACAGGCGTGACTTGTGCGCCCCGTTCCCGCAGGCGGCGGATCAGGTCAAGCGATTTGAAGGCCGCGATGCCGCCGCCGATGATCAGAAGTATGCGTTTCGATGCCAGCATGGGCGCGTCCCCTTGAACCCCACGGCGACACTAGGCCCTGCCCGATCAAGGGGCAAGGGCATGGCTATTGGAAGGCGGCGCAAGGATCAGGGCGGTCCACCGGATGGGCCGAAATGACCTCATCAAATATGCCGCGCAACTCGCTTCCGTCTTCGGCTTGTCCGATGACCCGCAATTCAAGGTCAGGTGCAGCGCGCTGCAGATAAACAGGCATCCCCCAATCGCGGCGGGCGTGTCCATTTCCCGTGATCACGGCCACAGGGCCGCCCGTGTCCTGCATGGCCTGAATCGCAACACGCGCAATCTCTGCATCACGCAGGCGCTGAATATCCACCATGGCGGGCACCAGATGGTCGGGCAAGGCATCGCAATGCGCGACCATCTGCATCGCTTCTCGCTGGTCTTGCTCTGCCTCTGGCAAAGGTTCGGTCAATCCAAAGCGTATGGCATCCCCCAGGAAACTCTCGGCAACTCCCTTTTCAAAAGCGGCACGTGCAACATCACGAGGGACTTGTGCGCCATAAATCCGCGCCTCTGGTGCGGCCTCGAAAATCGGGTAATACATCGCAAAATCGGGCCAACCGGAATCGGCCCAACTCACGGCATCGGCCAAAGCTTTCATATCATTGCGAACCGAGGGCGTGACTTGGCCTGCCTGCTCGGATGTCAGCATTTCGAAAACAAGCGCCTTAGGTGAAAAAGACTGTACCAATTCGGCTTGTGTCTCATGATGCGCCGGGTTGTCATGGATTTCACCGATAACCAGAATATCCTGTGCCGCCAAAGGCGAAGCACAGACCATGGCAACCCAAAATATAAAAACGCGGCTCATACCAAGAGGTTTTGCACCTCCGCGCCTTGCCGTTCAAGGTGCTTGCGCATTTTTTGAAATGCTGCCGATTCAAGCTGTCTTACGCGCTCTTTGCTTAGACCAAGCTCACCTCCAAGGCTTTCAAGCGTCCGCGGCGCATCCCGCAGCTTGCGTTCATGAACGATAAACCGTTCGCGATCATTCAGCTTACCCATGGCTTCGTTCAGCCACTTTCGCAACGCCTCTCGGTCATGGTCCTTCTCGACCACCTCATCGCCGCGTGGCGCATCGTCTTCGATCGTATCAATCCATTCACGCCCTTCGTCTTCAGCAGACTGCGTTGCGTTTAATGAAAAATCGGAGCCCGAAAGGCGCCCTTCCATCATTTCTACATCACGAAGTGGCACACCCACTTCATGAGCGATCATTTCGCGTAGCTGATACCCATCCAGTTCCTCGCCCTGCGCCATGGCTTCGCGCTCGATACGAGCCTGAACACGCTTCATGTTGAAGAACAGCGATTTTTGACTGCTGGTTGATCCCGTGCGCACCATCGACCAGTTGCGCATCACATAGTCCTGGATCGAGGCCTTGATCCACCAAACGGCATAGGTTGAGAACCGTACGCCACGGTCAGGATCAAACTTGTCAGCCGCCTTCATAAGGCCAAGTCCCGCCTCCTGAATGAGGTCATTCATTGGCGCACCATAGCGTTTGAATTTGGCCGCCATGGAAATTGCCAAGCGCATATAGGCGTTGATCAACCGATGAAGCGCCTCTTCGTCACGATCATCGCGCCATGCATAGGCGAGTTTCAACTCGGTTTCCGCATCCAGCAATTCGGCCTTCATCGCCGAGCGAGACATTGAGTTTGACTGCGGTATGTCTAGTGCCATCGTTTGACCCCCTATCTGACGGTCCTTGACTTCCATCCTTTTGTCGTCAGTTACCAAGTGGTACGCAGTCTGCGCAGGATCGGATCAAAACAGGGCCAGAAAAAGATGCTTCCCAAACTTACCCTGGTTCTTGGCGGGGCAGCGTCAGGCAAATCCGCATTTGCGGAAACCTTGGTAAAAAGGGCCGAGCGTAGCCTGACATATTTTGCCACAGCACAGATTTTCGATGACGAGATGCGCGATAAGGTCTCGCGCCACAAGGCAACGCGCGGTGAGGATTGGTATACGATTGAAGAACCCCTTGAGGTAGGAGCCGCCCTGGCAAAGATCGACGCGGATCAAGCCGTGCTTTTGGACTGCGCAACGATGTGGCTAAGCAATCACCTGCTTGCGGAGAATGATATTGCCAAGGCCGAATCCGCCCTGTTCGATGGCCTTGCCCAATGTCCTGCTCCGGTTATCGTCGTCTCGAACGAAGTCGGTCTGTCTGTGGTGCCCGAGAACGCGCTTGCAAGGCGCTTTCGGCA comes from Roseovarius bejariae and encodes:
- a CDS encoding HesA/MoeB/ThiF family protein, coding for MFLVFVMAAVLWGMGALLNAPRRLRWGMIGMLWVGVVLLHLLLPDGHPLRLATGESPALWLLIGGFVAIVVAYRWGLQKLRARADAGQEPEKKGLFSESELERYARHIVLREIGGPGQKALKEAKVLVIGAGGLGSPALMYLAAAGVGTIGVIDDDLVDNSNLQRQVIHRDSDIGLPKVQSAMQAMQAQNPHVEVRPFQRRLTPEIAKDLFADYDVILDGTDNFDTRYLANATCVELGKPLISGALSQWEGQVSVFTPHRGTPCYQCIFPEAPAAGLAPSCAEAGVVGPLPGVVGSMMAVEAVKLISGAGQALLGEILIYDALWGETRKIAIHPRKDCPICQKTKEKGA
- the cobU gene encoding bifunctional adenosylcobinamide kinase/adenosylcobinamide-phosphate guanylyltransferase; this translates as MLPKLTLVLGGAASGKSAFAETLVKRAERSLTYFATAQIFDDEMRDKVSRHKATRGEDWYTIEEPLEVGAALAKIDADQAVLLDCATMWLSNHLLAENDIAKAESALFDGLAQCPAPVIVVSNEVGLSVVPENALARRFRQAQGELNQKLAAEAELVVNVIAGLPQVLKGTLP
- a CDS encoding RNA polymerase factor sigma-32 — protein: MALDIPQSNSMSRSAMKAELLDAETELKLAYAWRDDRDEEALHRLINAYMRLAISMAAKFKRYGAPMNDLIQEAGLGLMKAADKFDPDRGVRFSTYAVWWIKASIQDYVMRNWSMVRTGSTSSQKSLFFNMKRVQARIEREAMAQGEELDGYQLREMIAHEVGVPLRDVEMMEGRLSGSDFSLNATQSAEDEGREWIDTIEDDAPRGDEVVEKDHDREALRKWLNEAMGKLNDRERFIVHERKLRDAPRTLESLGGELGLSKERVRQLESAAFQKMRKHLERQGAEVQNLLV
- the dut gene encoding dUTP diphosphatase is translated as MVLISMIWDEGADRGLGLPSYETEGAAGADLRANFPADQREGVVLDPGARALVPTGLRLAIPQGYEVQIRPRSGLALKHGITLPNSPGTIDSDYRGPLGVIVMNAGQETFVVTHGMRIAQMVVAPVVQARFALADDLDATKRGTGGFGSTGAV
- a CDS encoding ChaN family lipoprotein produces the protein MSRVFIFWVAMVCASPLAAQDILVIGEIHDNPAHHETQAELVQSFSPKALVFEMLTSEQAGQVTPSVRNDMKALADAVSWADSGWPDFAMYYPIFEAAPEARIYGAQVPRDVARAAFEKGVAESFLGDAIRFGLTEPLPEAEQDQREAMQMVAHCDALPDHLVPAMVDIQRLRDAEIARVAIQAMQDTGGPVAVITGNGHARRDWGMPVYLQRAAPDLELRVIGQAEDGSELRGIFDEVISAHPVDRPDPCAAFQ
- the coaBC gene encoding bifunctional phosphopantothenoylcysteine decarboxylase/phosphopantothenate--cysteine ligase CoaBC encodes the protein MLASKRILLIIGGGIAAFKSLDLIRRLRERGAQVTPVLTRAGEEFVTPLSVSALAGQKVFRDLFDLTDEAEMGHIELSRSADLIVVAPATADLMAKMAQGHADDLASTLLLATDTPVMVAPAMNVRMWEHPATQRNIATLKSDRIHFVGPNEGDMACGEHGPGRMAEPMEIVAAVEAALADGPLAGKRVLVTSGPTHEPIDPVRYIANRSSGAQGTAIARALSALGAEVVFVTGPADVAPPEGVEVVRVETAQEMLEAVQSALPVEAAVFAAAVADWRVASASTSKMKKTKGGLPVLEFTENPDILATISQMDKGRPALVVGFAAETDDVIDNATAKRTRKGCDWIVANDVSHETGIMGGKDNDITLISQEGAEDWPRMSKEDVARRLAERIAQALT
- a CDS encoding M3 family metallopeptidase, translated to MANPLLENWDGPFKLAPFDEISDEHFEPAFEEALEAAREEVVAIAENPEKPSFANTIEALEASGEQLDKVLSVFFTVAGSDSNAKRQELQREFSPKLAAYSSEVTGNKALFERIEALWQSRDNLDLTDEQQRLLMLTRRRFVRAGAALSGESDKRMREIMGRLAELGTQFTQNLLADESGWYMELDEQALENLPEFVVSSAREAGREKGLETPVITLSRSLIVPFLQFSPRRDLREKAFRAWEARGAMGGETDNRAICAEILRLREERAQLLGYENFAAYKLETEMAKTPDRVRDLLMQVWEPAKAQAERDADVLTEMMQADGINAELRPWDWRYYAEKRRQAEHDLDEAAVKPYLSLEAMIEAAFGTANRLFGLEFKELDVPLYHPDCRAWEVSRNGAHIAVFIGDYFARASKRSGAWCSAMRGQAKIPKTQGPVVLNTCNFAKGDPALLSYDDARTLFHEFGHALHHLLSDVNYGSISGTSVARDFVELPSQLYEHWLEVPEVLEKYARHYQTGEAMPPELLEKMLKAANFDQGFQTVEYVASAMVDLTFHEGGAPGDVMDKQLETLDKLGMPEAITMRHATPQFAHVFAGDGYSSGYYSYMWSEVMDADAFASFEEEGGPFDEERAKALESHILSKGGSADPEALYTAFRGRMPGVEALLKGRGLAA